A DNA window from Streptomyces bacillaris contains the following coding sequences:
- a CDS encoding ABC transporter substrate-binding protein, translating to MNLHRPARTASRRAAQAVATLGAAVLLLTACGGGSDSGSSSKPAADKTAEADSGSAKTRTVKDATGTAVEIPAEPKRIVTLTQEDLDAVLALDIKPVGITNGQGLDKPPAYLADKVQGINIVGNLLQPVMDKVVAAKPDLILAGDMQDEQVLKQLRQITPATLVTMAPTDDWKLFFRGVGNAVNKLDAANKFIADHEAAAEAAGEKLGKNKGAEVSIVRWNPDGPSWMENKQFASGVALEMGLKRPKSQNKDGNAHTPSLSLEKINEIDGDWLFLSTLTSDGAKALKDVQDKPAYKELGAVKNKQVVTVDGSVWSTRGGPLAADVVMEDYIKALSAK from the coding sequence ATGAACCTGCACCGCCCCGCCCGCACCGCCTCCCGAAGAGCCGCTCAGGCCGTCGCCACGCTCGGGGCCGCCGTGCTCCTCCTGACGGCCTGCGGAGGGGGCTCCGACTCCGGCAGCAGCAGCAAGCCCGCCGCCGACAAGACCGCCGAGGCGGACTCCGGATCGGCCAAGACCCGGACCGTCAAGGACGCCACGGGCACGGCCGTGGAGATACCGGCGGAGCCGAAGCGCATCGTGACGCTCACCCAGGAGGACCTGGACGCGGTGCTGGCGCTGGACATCAAGCCGGTCGGCATCACCAACGGCCAGGGCCTGGACAAGCCGCCGGCCTACCTGGCCGACAAGGTCCAGGGCATCAACATCGTCGGCAACCTGCTCCAGCCGGTCATGGACAAGGTCGTCGCCGCCAAGCCCGACCTGATCCTCGCCGGGGACATGCAGGACGAGCAGGTCCTCAAGCAGCTCCGCCAGATCACCCCGGCCACGCTGGTGACGATGGCCCCGACCGACGACTGGAAGCTGTTCTTCCGCGGGGTCGGCAACGCCGTCAACAAGCTGGACGCGGCCAACAAGTTCATCGCCGACCACGAGGCCGCCGCCGAGGCAGCCGGTGAGAAGCTCGGGAAGAACAAGGGCGCCGAGGTCTCCATCGTCCGCTGGAACCCGGACGGCCCGAGCTGGATGGAGAACAAGCAGTTCGCCAGCGGTGTCGCGCTGGAGATGGGGCTGAAGCGGCCCAAGTCCCAGAACAAGGACGGCAACGCGCACACGCCGTCGCTGAGCCTGGAGAAGATCAACGAGATCGACGGTGACTGGCTGTTCCTGTCGACGCTGACCTCCGACGGCGCCAAGGCGCTCAAGGACGTCCAGGACAAGCCCGCCTACAAGGAGCTGGGCGCCGTCAAGAACAAGCAGGTCGTGACGGTCGACGGTTCGGTCTGGTCGACGCGCGGCGGGCCGCTGGCGGCCGACGTCGTGATGGAGGACTACATCAAGGCGCTCTCCGCCAAGTAG
- a CDS encoding ABC transporter ATP-binding protein has protein sequence MDIRVEQLTAGYAGHTAVDRVDLTVGSGQVVAIVGPNGCGKSTLLRCVARLHQPRSGKVFAGDADVWELRQRDAAHRIALLPQAPQAPEAVTVAGLVRYGRHPHQGLFRQWSHEDEEAVTRALEATGTTGLADRRLDQLSGGQRQRCWLAMALAQETPIVLLDEPTSALDIGHAVEVLDLVREVAAEGRTIVMVVHDLAGAARYADTLVAMRAGRIVASGPPREIVDADLVRELYGIEAEILTATSDGTPVVVPTVSVPPVAA, from the coding sequence GTGGACATCCGTGTTGAACAGCTCACCGCTGGGTACGCCGGTCATACCGCCGTGGACCGTGTCGATCTCACCGTCGGATCCGGACAGGTGGTGGCGATCGTCGGGCCCAACGGCTGCGGCAAGTCGACCCTGCTGCGCTGTGTGGCCCGCCTCCACCAGCCGCGCTCGGGCAAGGTGTTCGCCGGGGACGCCGATGTGTGGGAGCTGCGCCAGCGGGACGCCGCCCACCGCATCGCCCTGCTGCCCCAGGCCCCGCAGGCCCCGGAGGCCGTCACCGTCGCCGGGCTCGTACGGTACGGACGCCACCCCCACCAGGGGCTGTTCCGGCAGTGGTCGCACGAGGACGAGGAGGCGGTCACCCGGGCCCTGGAGGCGACCGGCACCACCGGCCTGGCCGACCGCCGCCTCGACCAGCTCTCCGGCGGCCAGCGCCAGCGCTGCTGGCTCGCCATGGCCCTCGCCCAGGAGACCCCGATCGTCCTGCTCGACGAGCCCACCAGCGCCCTGGATATCGGCCACGCCGTGGAAGTGTTGGACCTGGTGCGCGAGGTCGCGGCGGAGGGGCGGACCATCGTCATGGTCGTCCACGACCTGGCCGGTGCCGCCCGCTACGCCGACACCCTGGTCGCCATGCGCGCCGGGCGGATCGTCGCCTCCGGCCCGCCCCGCGAGATCGTCGACGCCGACCTGGTCCGCGAGCTGTACGGCATCGAGGCGGAGATCCTCACCGCCACCTCCGACGGCACCCCCGTCGTCGTGCCGACCGTGAGCGTGCCTCCCGTCGCTGCCTGA
- the meaB gene encoding methylmalonyl Co-A mutase-associated GTPase MeaB, producing MAAKIDIDSYVQGVLDGKRAFIARAITLVESTRAEHRVLAQELLSRLLPHAGAARRIGISGVPGVGKSTFIDALGTMLTGLGHRVAVLAVDPSSSRTGGSILGDKTRMERLAVDPAAFVRPSPTAGTLGGVAKATRESIVVMEAAGYDVVLVETVGVGQSETAVANMVDTFLLLTLARTGDQLQGIKKGVLELADAIAVNKADGPHERDARSAARELAGALRLMHPADAAWTPPVLTCSARESTGLDTLWDRLEQHRTALESTGRLAAKRRDQQVDWTWSMVRDELLDSLRNHPAVRKLAPELEQRVREGTLTATLAAEEILHVFRGDDPA from the coding sequence ATGGCTGCCAAGATCGACATCGACAGTTATGTGCAGGGAGTGCTCGACGGGAAGCGGGCGTTCATCGCCCGCGCGATCACGCTCGTCGAGTCGACGCGGGCCGAACACCGGGTGCTGGCCCAGGAGTTGCTGAGCCGGTTGCTGCCGCACGCGGGGGCGGCCCGGCGGATCGGGATCAGCGGGGTGCCGGGCGTGGGCAAGTCCACGTTCATCGACGCGCTCGGCACGATGCTCACCGGGCTCGGCCACCGGGTGGCGGTGCTGGCCGTCGACCCGTCCTCCAGCCGTACGGGCGGCTCCATCCTGGGCGACAAGACCCGGATGGAGCGGCTCGCGGTGGACCCGGCCGCCTTCGTCCGCCCCTCCCCCACCGCCGGGACGCTGGGCGGGGTGGCGAAGGCGACCCGGGAGTCCATCGTGGTGATGGAGGCGGCGGGGTACGACGTGGTGCTCGTGGAGACGGTGGGGGTCGGGCAGTCGGAGACGGCGGTCGCCAACATGGTCGACACGTTCCTGCTGCTGACCCTGGCCCGGACCGGCGACCAGTTGCAGGGCATCAAGAAGGGTGTCCTGGAGCTGGCGGACGCCATCGCGGTGAACAAGGCGGACGGTCCGCACGAGCGCGACGCCCGGTCGGCGGCGCGTGAACTGGCGGGCGCGCTACGGCTGATGCACCCGGCGGACGCGGCCTGGACGCCTCCGGTGCTCACCTGCAGCGCGCGCGAGTCCACCGGGCTCGACACGCTGTGGGACCGGCTGGAGCAGCACCGTACAGCCCTGGAGTCCACCGGCCGGCTGGCGGCCAAGCGCCGTGACCAGCAGGTGGACTGGACCTGGTCCATGGTTCGGGACGAGCTGCTGGACAGCCTGCGCAACCACCCGGCCGTACGGAAGCTGGCACCGGAGCTCGAACAGCGCGTCCGCGAGGGCACGTTGACGGCAACGCTGGCGGCCGAGGAGATCCTGCACGTGTTCCGGGGCGACGATCCCGCCTGA
- the scpA gene encoding methylmalonyl-CoA mutase — protein MQTSPTEQKSSVPDFSEVALESPAPPAASASAEEWQAAVAKAADGGEPPLWETPEGITVKPLYTGEDLEGLDALHSYPGIAPYLRGPYPTMYVNQPWTIRQYAGFSTAEESNAFYRRNLAAGQKGLSVAFDLPTHRGYDSDHPRVTGDVGMAGVAIDSIYDMRQLFDGIPLDRMSVSMTMNGAVLPVLALYIVAAEEQGVPPEKLAGTIQNDILKEFMVRNTYIYPPTPSMRIISDIFAFTSQKMPRYNSISISGYHIQEAGATADLELAYTLADGVEYLRAGQEAGLDVDAFAPRLSFFWAIGMNFFMEVAKLRAARLLWARLVKQFDPKNPKSLSLRTHSQTSGWSLTAQDVFNNVTRTCVEAMAATQGHTQSLHTNALDEALALPTDFSARIARNTQLLLQQESGTCRVIDPWGGSAYVEKLTRDLAERAWQHIEEVEAAGGMAKAIDAGIPKLRVEEAAARTQARIDSGRQPVIGVNKYRVETDEQIDVLKVDNSSVRAQQIEKLRRLREERDEVACQEALRALTAAAERAPGPGLEGNLLALAVDAARAMATVGEISDALEKVYGRHAGQIRTISGVYRKEAGDSPSVDRTRALVDAFEEAEGRRPRILVAKMGQDGHDRGQKVIATAFADLGFDVDVGPLFQTPGEVARQAVEADVHIVGVSSLAAGHLTLVPALREELAAEGREDIMIVVGGVIPPQDVEALHEAGAASVFPPGTVIPDAAHDLVTRLGAALGHEL, from the coding sequence ATGCAGACATCGCCCACGGAACAGAAATCCTCCGTTCCCGACTTCTCCGAGGTCGCGCTGGAGTCGCCCGCTCCCCCGGCCGCCTCCGCCTCGGCCGAGGAGTGGCAGGCTGCCGTCGCCAAGGCGGCCGACGGCGGCGAGCCGCCGCTCTGGGAGACGCCCGAGGGCATCACGGTCAAGCCGCTCTACACGGGCGAGGACCTGGAGGGCCTGGACGCGCTGCACAGCTACCCGGGCATCGCCCCGTATCTGCGCGGTCCGTACCCCACGATGTACGTGAACCAGCCCTGGACGATCCGTCAGTACGCAGGGTTCTCCACGGCCGAGGAGTCCAACGCCTTCTACCGGCGCAACCTCGCGGCCGGGCAGAAGGGCCTCTCGGTCGCCTTCGACCTGCCGACCCACCGGGGGTACGACAGCGACCACCCGCGCGTCACCGGTGACGTCGGTATGGCGGGCGTGGCGATCGACTCGATCTACGACATGCGCCAGTTGTTCGACGGCATTCCGCTGGACCGGATGTCGGTGTCGATGACGATGAACGGCGCGGTGCTCCCCGTACTGGCGCTGTACATCGTGGCCGCCGAGGAGCAGGGCGTACCGCCCGAGAAGCTGGCCGGGACCATTCAGAACGACATTCTGAAGGAGTTCATGGTCCGCAACACCTACATCTATCCGCCGACTCCGTCGATGCGGATCATCTCGGACATCTTCGCGTTCACCTCGCAGAAGATGCCGCGCTACAACTCGATCTCGATCTCGGGCTATCACATCCAGGAGGCCGGGGCGACGGCCGATCTGGAGCTGGCGTACACGCTGGCCGACGGGGTGGAGTATCTGCGCGCCGGGCAGGAAGCGGGCCTGGACGTCGACGCGTTCGCGCCGCGCCTGTCGTTCTTCTGGGCGATCGGGATGAACTTCTTCATGGAGGTCGCCAAGTTGCGGGCGGCCCGGCTGCTCTGGGCGCGCCTGGTCAAGCAGTTCGACCCGAAGAACCCCAAGTCCCTTTCACTGCGCACCCATTCGCAGACCTCGGGGTGGTCGCTGACCGCGCAGGACGTGTTCAACAACGTCACGCGTACGTGTGTGGAGGCGATGGCCGCGACGCAGGGCCACACCCAGTCGCTGCACACCAACGCACTGGACGAGGCGCTGGCGCTGCCCACCGACTTCTCGGCGCGGATCGCCCGTAACACCCAGCTCCTGCTCCAGCAGGAGTCGGGCACCTGCCGGGTGATCGACCCGTGGGGCGGCAGCGCGTACGTGGAGAAGCTGACGCGCGATCTGGCGGAGCGGGCCTGGCAGCACATCGAGGAGGTGGAGGCGGCCGGCGGGATGGCGAAGGCCATCGACGCGGGCATCCCCAAGCTCCGGGTGGAGGAGGCGGCCGCGCGGACGCAGGCGCGGATCGACTCCGGGCGGCAGCCGGTGATCGGGGTGAACAAGTACCGGGTGGAGACCGACGAGCAGATCGACGTCCTCAAGGTCGACAACTCCTCGGTGCGCGCCCAGCAGATCGAGAAGCTGCGCCGGCTGCGCGAGGAGCGCGACGAGGTGGCCTGCCAGGAGGCGCTGCGCGCGCTGACGGCCGCCGCCGAGCGCGCACCCGGCCCGGGCCTGGAGGGCAATCTGCTGGCGCTCGCGGTGGACGCGGCGCGGGCGATGGCCACGGTCGGGGAGATCTCGGACGCGCTGGAGAAGGTGTACGGGCGGCACGCCGGGCAGATCCGTACGATCTCCGGTGTGTACCGCAAAGAGGCAGGGGATTCCCCTTCGGTGGACCGGACCCGCGCGCTGGTCGACGCGTTCGAGGAGGCGGAGGGGCGCCGTCCGCGCATCCTGGTCGCCAAGATGGGCCAGGACGGCCACGACCGGGGCCAGAAGGTGATCGCCACGGCCTTCGCCGACCTGGGCTTCGACGTGGACGTCGGCCCGCTGTTCCAGACGCCGGGCGAGGTGGCGCGGCAGGCGGTGGAGGCGGACGTGCACATCGTGGGCGTCTCCTCGCTGGCGGCCGGGCACCTCACCCTGGTACCGGCGCTGCGGGAGGAGCTGGCCGCCGAGGGACGCGAGGACATCATGATCGTGGTGGGCGGGGTGATCCCGCCGCAGGACGTCGAGGCGCTGCACGAGGCGGGGGCCGCCTCGGTCTTCCCGCCGGGGACGGTGATCCCGGACGCGGCCCACGATCTGGTGACGCGGCTCGGTGCCGCGCTCGGCCACGAGCTGTGA